The nucleotide window tttttgttcattttgaataaaagcaGTTAACAGTAGCCAAAAAAGCCATCAAGcaatatatataaaagtaaaacatgaacagtttttctgtttagttAAAAACCATGCTGATGCAAAGTGTAAAACATCCTAAACTTTTAACAtactttaataaactaaaaatgtgttgagCAAGAAATGCCTTAGAGCTTGTATATTGTACTCTAGTTTTACGCTATACGTCAAACTGCTGTGGAATTTAGTgaaattcagataaaaatcaATAAGGACCAAATAATGAAACCACAAAAAGAGCAATACAATTACAAAATAGATATAGTTTTTGCAAAGCAACtaataaacacttaaaaaaaatcagaaacgttgaagtttatgaatattGTGCTGCTAAAACCACTCTAAATAAGAACCTTTAAGTATAATAACCAGTCCAATAAGTATACTAAACACGACTTCctgattaaaatcaattaaaaaatgaaatgcaaatatttttatggcTGAGCTTTTAAAGAATTTTCAGGTTGGCAGTATTCCccactaattgtttttttttttatttacttgagCTTCATCTCTCTTTTTGTCTCTAGCAAACTCTGACGCCCTGAAAGCCATGGTTCATGAGAACAGCATCGATTCCGATGGGTAAGTGCTCTGTATCTTGCTGTTTTCACTATGcgtccactaggtggcagcatTAGCCTCCCTGTAATATCCCAGGGAGTAGAACAGGAATGCTATACCCGGTTATTTTCCTTGATTGAGgctgaagcagctgcagatcaGTCACACAACGCTGCCGAGCTTCAAGATCCTCTCTGAGAAAGGATTGAGCCGTCATCTGTGCACTTCCTCCATGAGTGGATGGGGCTGCCAATGAAAAACACGCTTCTGTAGGTTGCAATGGagctaaaatgttctttattttctaatgaaaaagCTGAGCTGcttctgaaaatgatgaaagaaaaactgagaCCTGTTGGTTACACAACACGCAGGAGTCAAACCTTCAGAGCAGAAAATACAGGCGGCGTGCTGTAGAAACCTTTTAGGTCACCTCTACTGTGATCGAGACCGACTTTGTTGAAGGTGAAAAACGGTAAAAGACCTTAGGGATGATTTGCTATTGACTCTTCAGATCAAATcagagattttatttaattttgtgtgaagtttatctgttttcaggctttttAAGTTCAGTCGAGTTTAGTTAGGAAGTATTTTCTCCAGAAATCTCtcaaaaaatgcatcaaacctTCATGAACCATAAAAGAtctgaaaaccttttttaaatagatatttcatttataatggttgtataaacaaaataacttgaaaatgaatttttgtcAACATGTTGAAATGAGgccacaaatatattttaaaataaaccttcaTCACAGTTcaagaaaaaggcaaaatttgatagggttttttttcttaaataagaaaaagatttCTTTAGAGACCCAAATAAAATCCTCAAGAAGGCACAACATCAgcaaaacaagattaaaaaaaacacttgtgcaCTAGATTACATTTGTTAAAGGAACTAAAACTCTGGAGGGCAAATGGGAAATTGTTACAAAAGCAAATGTGCAACACAAGAGGAAAATCATTACAAACATGCGTAAGCATTTCAGAACCTTTGAGTAATCACTTCAGAACTTCGAGTAGCTACTTTAGAACCTTCAGGAAATGCTTCAGAACCTCAAGGAAGCATTCTGGAATTTTGGGTAACGACTTCGGAACTTGGAGTTCCAGAGAAAAACCTTGAGTTAACATTCCTAAAACTCAAGTAGGTCCTCTGTAACCTTAAATATGCAGTTCTGAACTTCAACACCTGAGGTACACTCTCTAGACCCTCCAATAAACATGAGGGAACCTCTAGTTAACATTCCAGAACCAGAATGATCATTCCAGAACCCCAAGGAAGCATTAAACTAAGATAAACAAAAGCCTAATACTTGTaaagcgcttttctaccttcctcaaaggcgctttacagtcatagtcccattcacacattcccgctgccgaacactggctcCAACCGTCCATCAGAGGCGaattggggttcagtgtcttgcccaaggacacttcgacacacaGGAGGgtaaggcgggaatcaaacctgcaatcctccgatcaggagtcgaccactCTACTGTTGCACCACGTTGCCCGAGGTGTATTCTCAAGCCTTGGGCAACCACTTTGGACTCCTGAGAAAACCAGTCCGAAACTTCCTGCGAGAATTCTGGAATCCCAAATACACCAACCTcaggtaaacatttaaaacaaaaaagaggaagaaaagaagattCCAGAACCCAGAACCTTAAGTAGAAACTCTGGAACCTTGAATAAGCACACTAGAACCTATGGTAACCACTTTTGAACCTTGAGTAAACAGTCCGAAACCTCAggttaacatttaaaacaaaagaacgaACCTTGATTAAGCATTTTGGAACCTTAAGCTAACACTCCAGATCCTCTAAACCTTAATTTTACACTCACAGACCTCAAATAAGCATGAAGGAATCACAAGTaaccactccagaaccttaaGTGAAAATTCCTGGACCTCAAGTAAAGATTCCAGACCCCAAGTAAGCATTCTAGAACCTGGAACGTTGGGTAGGAACCTCTAAACCTCAAAACCTTAAACACTCCTGATACGTGATAAGTATTCTGGAACCTCAAGTTACCACTTTTGAACCTCAATTAGAATTCTCAAACTtcaggttaaaaaacaaacaaacaaaaactttattaagcGTTTTGGAACCTAAAGTAAGCATTCCAGAACCTTGAGTGGACATTCTGGAATCAAAAGTGAATTTTCTGGAATCTCGAATAAACCACTCTTAATCCATAAGTAACCTGCACCTCAAAACCTTaagaaaacattccaaaagTTCTAATAAACGTGAAGGAAAGTAAAGTAAACATTCTAAACACAAGTAAATATCTTTAATTTCCATCAAACCAGAACACATTTCCCAACGCAAATCCGAGGAGTTTAACAGAAGATGCAACCCTATGAGAAATCCTGCAGCCTTTAAGGAACATTTTCTCCCCATACTCATAGAAACATGATATTTGCtctaaaaaaaaccaacaagCTCCGACATAACTACATattctgcaaaagaaacagaaaaatcgTGCCTATAAATTCCTTTACACAAGTCccaaacacaacacaaatacaaaactCAAAAGAAGCTAGCCCACGATggatattttattcaaaataaaatcatcaaataaCGTCACGACAAAGTGCAGACGTCATGTTTCAGTAAATGAAACTACAGTTCTAGCTTCTCATTCACAGAGATTGTGGGTTTCCTGCGGTCTTCCTGTTAGCGTCTGCTCGCAGCATCGAGCTAAGTTGTAGAGCACGTGTAGCTCAGCCTCCCCGCGGACAGAAGAGGGAGCGAAGGGAGTTCAGCAGATGGACGGCTGTGAGGGGGAGACACTAGTGACAGCAAAGGATTCCAAGTGAATCAAGTTAGTGAAGCATGTTTCCCCATCTCTCCTGCGGCAGCGTCGTCCACATGTTGCCAACAGGAAGCAGCCAGAGAGGAGAGCTGTGTATCAATCTTTAGGAAAGAAACACGCCGTTTTGTGTCCTCCACCTTACATATCTACCTCAGCTCTCCTTTCATTCTGTGTGATTCTGCAGggctcctcttccttcctttctttGTGGCGGGCAGCCTGCCAGTGGATCACTTAGAGATGGAGGATAGGGGAGAAGAGGCGCTTTAGTCGGGGCAATTTATGGGATGTGAGGGGTTAGGGTGTCACGCAGACAGACGGGtaggaggaggaaaaagagaaatgaagaGAGGACTGGCGAGTGGCTGCTGGGGTTCCCCATCCATCTCCCTACATTTGCCTCACAGCTTCGCCGCTCTTTAATGCTCCATCCTGCCCCTCATCCTCACCTCCCCCATAAAAACCTGTTATTTTGTGaggttttgtttgtaaaagaaGGATTTCTGCTGAGTCCCCAAGTCGTTTTAGACATTATTTTTGGACTTCATCCAGGATCCTGTGTTTTTAAACCACCTCAGCACACAGGCTGAGGTTCATGTTAATGTCTGTGTGTCAAACCCTGTTTGGACCGAcagaaaactgttaaaaagttggtaaaaatatgttttttttaaatgtgattttaccccctcagagaagattttggaaacagacgcttcagatcaacatgagaAATTGCTTTTGAAGAcaatttaggttgtgggattttggttaaaaacttcataatcataattttttttcagataaaaaaaatgtcaggggGGACTTGAAGAGGCTGCTGTGGCTTCAGTTTACCACTAGATGTCCCTAGATTCATGAATTTCTATACTTTTATAAACAGTTAAAGGTTATTCAAAATGTCCTcttaacacatttaatttattttactttttctgatgCACGTGGAATCTCTAAATCATCAACATTTTGATTACATGGTTTAAATTAGGGCTCCACTATATGAAGAAAACTTACTATGTGCGATATTAGTGATCGATATTGCAGTATGACTTGCGATACACATAAGGGATTATgcccgacgaagtgtgcattatcagaaattaatgcacgcCCTGGAAGCCTTCAGAtggttaatttctgataatgcacacttcaaagTGCATTATCCCTCTTAGGGTCCAATGCATTCTCacccccaactcgtcatatatagACGTATGATTCAGGCCCCCTCCatttcactttttgacattttgggtgtcccaactCGTCGATTTTTGACTTGCTGACTGTTGCCAATAAACCagggggtccccaacctccaggcctcGAACCAATACTGGtctgagggccgcttggtaccgagctacagatgctaatcaggggtctccaactctCAGTAttatcagaatcgagtattcaacCAGACCATATTATACATCATAATACATCATTACCGTTttactgcaacagttttattcaaataagtCAACATAACTGCATTATACGTCTACATAAGAGGTGGGTACCTATCATAAAAGGACTCCATTCAATTGGTCAGCGACCCGAAGGACTGTATCTGATTCGTTAAATACTTCAAGCTACCAAGAGATTCCTTCAGCATTTGTGTAATAatttaaggtaaccatttatcGTCGTCTATTGCGATACACGTATCAAACTGGCGAATATCGCGACAAATTTGCGATTTATTGTGCAggcatatttttaaatattagaacAAATGTGATTTAACTTTAGTGTTTGACTGATTAAACTGTAGTTTGTAGTGTTGATGTTGCAATGTGATTATTGTTTAACCCAACATGAACGGTTGTGTAAATCTTTCAGCGATCTCTAACTTTGGACTTTTCGTTTGTAGGCCCCCGCTCACCCCCATCTCCACTGGCCCCGCCACCCCTCCGTTGACCCCGTTGTCGCCGCTGGCGCCCGCTGCAGCAGAAAGGCACACCTGCAGCCACCTGCACACCATCGGCGGAGCAAGCGGCAAGAACATCTGCACGCGCTGCAGCCACAAGAAATGGCCGTTGATGAGGAAGCCGTCGGCCAAGCGAGCGGAGCACCGCCGCAGTCACCTCGGAGAGGTCACGGTGCTGGCCGTGGGCAGGTGTGTGACACTTCCTTGCTGCACGTCCAGCTAtcatcaactatttttttagcGTTTGCCCCAGAGATGACCTGAGCATCAGTGCGTGTGAGGCCAATCATTAACTCCAAATAGCATCCGTGAAAAAGCTTTCCTTAATTAAACGGGTTAGTTTTGATGCCCGACTAGTGACCTGGAAACTCCTCGGGTGAGGGAAAGGCCTGGGAAAATGAAGGCCTCGTCCCTGAGAAGGTACATTTACTCGCAAAACCACCTGACGGAAATGAAAAACACGTCTTTGTGGAGGAACAAAGACCTCATGAGCACATCTGCTGTTATAAAAGAGCAATATTTAAGCTACCATTCCATTGCTGTTGATAGtttgtaaacaaatgtttggTAGATTTACCCAGATCAAAGGGTTAAAGTGTTCAGCCTCCAGGTGTTTCTAATGGAGTTAACGAGCTGAGATTAGAGCTCGTTACCCAGATCAAAGACACCTGCCTGCCAGGTTCATCAGAGGTCAGACTTTGGTAGAAAATTGTAGTTTACGTTCTTTCATATACCGTATCTAATGTAATTCCAATGAATTTGGAGGCAGCGAGAAGCAGCTTTGTTGCATTATGTAactttttgtaacttttatgtTAGTAAGGTGTTGTATCACGGTGAATCAGCTAATTTACATTGATCATGTAAACGACTGAAGAGTTGATTTATGTCaaagaactttttatttatttatttaggtgtcaccggTGACGTGTCacgtgttaaaaggttaaacaaacacacaaactctcCAGGAAATAGCTCCGCCCAAATTCCCCCTTGAAGTTTCAATAATCATGTGAGAGAACTACTCAATGGGGTCAATAATCTAAAGGCAGCTGGAGCCAAAGAAAACTGAGATGGCCCTTGTCTGACGTTAGTAAGAGAATATCTTAAGagctccaggcctcgagggccaatATCCTACTACGTTTTTCGACTCACCTGCACTCAACTCACTAGCataacacacctgatccaggtgatcagcatcAGGGTGGCTGGGTTTCTAAAAAACCCAACACCACTGATctttagcctcgtttccactgagcggtccagtacggtaaggagtggttcggtacggtccagttaattctggtgagtgtttccactcagttaagcctcgcttccattaagcggtttgttttcacagtgtATGCGTGCTGTAGACTGCTAGcttgtcattgcgtcattgtagtgcgatggctagaaaagcaacaacaatggaggtcatccagcagctcgtcttttccttgttttacttctggtacatcgtgtataacaggaatttaaagttgtttgaacCAAGAATTAATGCGGGATCGGAACCGCAAAAACCCGAATGTTTTCAAACGTTGAAAAGGTTAGCTTAAATTGGCACTTTCTAAAGTCGTCAtccctttctgccaatcaacgggtggcgacagaggctccgccccaaccgttctgtttcacttttcaatggacctggAACCAAGAAGTACGGTTCAGTACtttttaatgggtccatttcacAATGGAAACGCTCTAAACGCTGTACCGGACTGGACTACTCGGTGAAAACGAGGCTTAGATTATTCAAAGTCGAACTGGGTGAAGGAGCTGTGATTGGATGAGACTAAAATGGAGGAATATGGTAAAAATTCTTCTCtccataattaaaagagaaaaaaactgctgcccatgatttaaaaaactagttatatatttaaacatggAGGTGGAAGTGTTATGGTGGGGAGTTTAAAACTGTACGACATCAGTGAGATAACAGACACATTGGGTTTCATTAACTCTTTGTATAATAACCTTCTTTTCACagttaattgaatttttttttaccttaatatCACATCTGAGACTAAAGCTACATTTAATTTGATGCATGTTCAAAAGACGCTTTCTCGAACGCACCTTTAGctcatgatgttcacactggacaaacagggaagggcttcttcttctttttttttttcgctacCGCCTACTAGCACATGTTTgccacctacagctggaagaggcttggtgcaaaatgtcacaaatcttTACAAATCTCAccgctctattccgatacatgacAGACTTGTCGTAGAATTCCAGCCGGGCTTAAGCTGAAATTGTTATCCttcttgatcaattttcaactGGTtgacacttctgtgaattaaagggACGGCATTCATTCGTCTCTACCAAATCAGacttcctgattggtcaaagttggttTAACGTACATATAATTGCTGCATGTTTTGTGCGTAGAGTCCGAAAATGTTAGTTGGAGCTAGCATAGTGATGTGTGAacgcgagagttttgaacgttaCTTGTTATTTGTGGTTTTGAGACTAGTTATTTCGTGAGAATGTCAAATAATTAAGGAAATAAGGcaaattgacttatttttttctactttttaaattagttttgtagaggttttttttatttgtgggtAAATCCAGATTTTTCCTTCATTCCTGAGTAACTGTAAAATTACCAGCAAGTCAGATATATCCCTCATTACATTCTTCACTAAGGAGTGATTTTTTCCGCCTTAATGTCCTGCACAGAGCTCATTAGGATGCAGAGGAGGCCGCCGTTCATTTTCACTTCCTGATAATGTGCACAGAGGGTCAGCATGACCTGGATACCAATATTAATAATTTGCTGATTTGATTAAAGCTTTGTTGTCTTTGTTTGGGCCTCAGAAGGATTGGGGAGATAAGAGGGTTTGGATTAACCTAAAAGTAGGTTTTTGAAGTTTGttcacacttttaaaaagttgaacagTAAAtacgtattaaaaaaaacaaaaacaaatgtgaggCATTTATTCTCCCTGAACAAAAGTACTTGATTTTTatagacttttcttttctttttctaggtTTCGTGTGACGAAGTGTGAAAAACCCCCCAGGGATCGACGCACTCTGATAATCACAGACTCTAATGGGAGCGTCCCATCAACCCCCACACAGGTGGAGCCCCACAGCCAAGCAACACTGGAACTAAAACAGGtttgtgagcaaaaaaaaaaacatacttttgcacaaaattctCTATAAATGTGGATGTTACGAAAGGTTGATCCATGTGGGTGTCTGAATTCCTCCCCTAATTCCTAACTACTAAGAAACTATATAGTGTGAGACTATCTAAAGCCCTGGCTATTATTCATTTGATACATTTCCTATGCAACTGTATTTGTTTCCCCTCTTAGAGCCGCCAATATTGACAGATAtcatacatttgtattttgatttgtgaacgatctaagagagaaaattaaaatacagaTCACtattaatcattattattattaagtaaataatatttgatttt belongs to Oryzias melastigma strain HK-1 linkage group LG18, ASM292280v2, whole genome shotgun sequence and includes:
- the rell1 gene encoding RELT-like protein 1; translated protein: MASSNNSTMPDQEKPSGNPDYIAFVLVPVFFLLGLLGVVICHVLKKKGYRCTTAQNEEECDAEDKDPEQGGEANDTMSDSDTVGQIVHYIMKNEANSDALKAMVHENSIDSDGPPLTPISTGPATPPLTPLSPLAPAAAERHTCSHLHTIGGASGKNICTRCSHKKWPLMRKPSAKRAEHRRSHLGEVTVLAVGRFRVTKCEKPPRDRRTLIITDSNGSVPSTPTQVEPHSQATLELKQEMKENRDKEKR